The Bacillus sp. 2205SS5-2 sequence GGTAGAGTTGAATCAGATCGAGATCAAGCACTTCACTTTGGTGGAGCAACGCAACTTGATTCTGCCCAAAAGGCTCGTGAAAGTCAAAAAGAATAACAGGCACTAGCTATTAAGAAAAACCGGGCAAAAACCATGCCCGGTCCTTTTTTGTCTAAATCCGTTAGTTTGTACTCCTGGTCATGAATCCTAATATAATATGTATAAATCTAACCTAGATATGGAAACGAACGCATTTTCATCTGTTTTTATCTGTCCTCGACTATTTTTATATGATTTGATGGATTTTTCATGAGAGGGCATGAAGAAGTGGTGGTCATTATCCTGAGCAACAATAATCTTTAATTTTTCATCACGAACAGGATGGTTGGCCGGATTTTTACCCACGTGTTTCTGCTAGAACGACTCACATTGACCTTGATGCTCAACGTAAAGGAGGTTCGTTTCAAATGATTTGTCGCTATCATAGATAAAACACAACCCAAAAGCCGTGGTAGACCTAATTTATATACCTTCTACCTTTCACGAAAATCGCAAGTTTCTTTCAATCGGTAAAATACACAAGAAAAGGGCTCGTCCTGATATGATTTTTTCTCATATCAGAGCTTGACTTCCATCTCCGAGCCTCTGGTTCTTAGAACTAGCCAACAAAACCATTTGAAAATTTTTAATATTCTTATTTTACAAAAAAAGAGAAGAACCTAGATGGTTCTTCCCCTTTTTTATGAAGGCTCTTTAGTCTAGTTTTAGATGGAAACCTCTATTTTGCTGTTGATACCCATCAAAAACAGACGAAATGATGCCCAAAACAAAGTTATATCATAAATGATAAACTGATACGAAAAGCAACAAACTTTGCGAAAACAGCCTTAGGAAAACATCTTTGATGAACAATATTCGAAATTAGTTCCTTCTCGCAAAAGTTTCTGGTTTATATCCGCGAACCTTTAACCAGTGATAACTTTCCCCAGAAATAACCATAGGGACGTTCAGCAATTCTTCTATTTTAGTCACTCCAAGAGCACACATTAGATACGCTAAATCTTCATGAATTCCCTGTATTTCTTCTAAAAGATTCTCTAAAGACTGCTCCACCAATACCTTTAAAAGAGTCCCCGCCATTCCTGTCGCTTTTGCACCTAAAGCAACAGATTTGATTACATCAAGTGCTGTTTGAATCCCACCTGACGCTATCACATCTCTAGTGAAGGATGAGCGAGCCTCAATAATCGAAATAGGCGTCGGAATACCCCAATCATCAAAATAAGTAACTAGCCGCTTTCGTCTAGCATTTTCAATTTTGCTGAAATTGGTTCCTCCAAATCCTCCTACATCAACGGCGGTCACCTCAGTCTGATCTAGTAAAGAAACTGCTTCTGCGCTCATGCCGAAGCCTGTTTCTTTCACAATCACCGGAATCGGTAAAGCGGTTGAAATAGCACTAATGCGTTCGAGAGCACCTTGAAAGGAGCGGTCTCCTTCAGGCATTGCTAATTCTTGAATGACGTTTAGATGAATCTGTAATGCATCTGCATCGATCATTTCGACGACTTCTAACGCTTGAGATACACTTGCCTCACTACCAATATTGGCTAATACAACGCCATTCGGATTCGTTTTTCTGACGATTTCAAACGTCTTTCGTTCAGATGGATCCTTAATTGCAGCCATTTGCGAGCCTACTGCAATCGCAATCCCTGTTTCTCTTGCAGCAATCGCTAACTCTTGATTGATTTTTTGCGTATTTTCACCACCGCCACCAGTCATCGCATTGATGAAAATTGGCGAACTTAAAGTAAGTTCGCCAATTTTCGTCTGAAGACGTACATCTTCTACAGAAGTATTCGGTAAGCTATGATGCACAAAAACAATGTCATCAAAGGCCGTCTGACCTTGATGATCTGTTGATAAAGCATGTTGGATATGATCTCTTTTTCTTTCTGCTCTTGACACCTACATCACCATTATTTTAAGTCTTTTAATTTATCGCCAATCATTTCACCTAGTTGGAAACCGGTATTTTCTTCAGGCATTTCATATTTTTCTTCATATTGTGGTGTTCTTTCTTCCAATTCTTTAATACTAAGAGATAAACGTTGATCATTTTCATTCACGTCTAATACTTTCACTTTAACCGTTTGGCCCTCTTGAAGCACTTCGTGAGGAGTACCAATGTGTTTGTGAGAAATTTGAGAAATATGAACAAGTCCCTCAACACCTGAGAACACTTCTACAAAAGCTCCATATGATACAAGTCGCTTGACAACACCTTGTAACACTTCACCACGAGGTGCTTTTTCAGAGATGTTGCTCCACGGTCCAGGAAGTGTTTCTTTTATTGATAGCGAGATACGCTCATTATCACGGTCCACAGAAAGAACCTTGACGTTAACTTTTTGGCCTTCTTCAACAACATCTGAAGGTTTCTCAACATGTCCGTGAGATAGCTGCGAGATATGAACTAAACCATCTACACCACCTATGTCTACAAATGCGCCGAAATCAGTAATTCTCTGAACGGTCCCTTCAATCTCTTGGTTTGCTTGTAAAGAATCCAGCACTTGTTTTTTTCTTTGTTCCTTTTCCACTTCCACAACGGCACGGTGAGAAAGAATTAATCGATTTTTTTCTTGGTCAATTTCAACGATTTTAAATGTTAAGGATTTTCCTTTATAGTCAGTGAAATCTTCTACGTAAAAATCCTCAACAAGGGATGCTGGGACGAAGCCTCGGACGCCTAAATCAACGACTAGGCCACCTTTAACTACGTCTTTCACTTCTGCTTCAAATACTTCTCCAGCAGTGAAACGATTGTGCATTTCTTCCCATGCTTTTTCTGCGTCTACTTTACGTTTGGATAAGACAAGAAGTTCTTCTTCTACTTTCGTTACGATTAGTTCTAGCACGTCACCCTCTTGAACGGCATCAGATGCTTTTTCAATATGAAGACTAGATAGCTCACTAATTGGAATAATGCCATCTACTTTGCTTCCTTCAATGTCTACAAGCACTTGCTTTTCTTCTACTTTTGTCACGGTACCTTTTACTTTCTCGCCAACTTCTAGTTTTTTCACTTCTACTTGATTCATGTCTTCTGACATATGTACTCCTCCTTAATCCATGACTGCTCTTAGGGTAAACATGTGCTTTACTCCACACAGATCTCCTAGAAAGTTCTCTTTCTATAAACTTCTAATAAATACGAGTATTTGTCAAGCAAGAAACTTTTACGAATTCTGTCTAATTAAGTCAGCTATTTTTTGCATGATGACTTCTGTTACTTCTTCTGCACTCGCTTTATTTTCTCTTAAAGTATCCATCTCAATGGGTAGACCATAGACAACTTTTAGCTTTCGAAATGGCTTATATGGTCCGATGATTGCACAAGGAACTATGTGTGCTCTCGTACGGGCAGCAAAAAAGCCTGCGCCAGCTAATCCTTTGCCTAACTCTCCGTTTTGACTACGAGTTCCTTCAGGAAATAGACCTAATACTTTACCTTCTTTTAAGGCTTTTAAACCTGTACGCAAAGCTTCCCTATCGCTCATTCCCCGTTTAACAGGGAAGGCGTTTAAATTTGTCACAATTCTTCCTAATACCGGCATGGAAAACAATTCTTCTTTCGCCATAAATGATACCGGTCTAGGTGCTGTAATTCCAACAACAGGGGGATCTAGTGCATTAATATGATTTGTACATAGTAATACACCACCGTCTTTTGGAAAGTGCTCAGTACCAACAACATGAATACGATAAAAGGGGGTAAGGACGCCTTTGACAAGACCTCTCACAAACGTGTAAAAATTCATTTATTCTCGTTCCTTTCCAATACCAATGTCATGATTCTATCTACAACGCCTTGTATGTTTAAAGAAGTTGTATCAATTTCCGTCGCATCGGCTGCTTTTCGTAAAGGAGCAACTTTTCTTTCAGAATCTAATTTATCACGTTTTGAGATCTCTTCTTTTAAATTCTCTATATTTGACGAAAATCCTTTAGAAATATTTTCTTCATGACGTCTTTTCGCTCTTTCTTCTACACTAGCTAATAAAAAGACTTTGATTTCCGCATCAGGAATGACATGTGTACCTATGTCTCTACCGTCCATGACGACCTTTCCTTTTTCTGCTAACTGTTGCTGTCTTTTCACCATTTCTTCTCGAACGAGACCGTGTTTTGCTACATGAGAAACAGAATTAGTTACCTCATGTGAACGGATGTCTTCCGTAATGTTTTCCCCGTCCAAAAGTACTAACTGATTCTTTTTACCAGGTTCAAGATTAATCTCAGTCGCATGCAAAATGTCAGCAATCATTTTTTCATTTTGTAAGTCAGCTTTTGCTTGTAGTGCTTTATACGTGAGCGCACGGTACATTGCCCCCGTATCTATATATATATATGATAATTTTTCCGCTAGAATTTTTGCAACTGTACTTTTCCCCGCTGCTGCAGGACCATCTATCGCAATCCGATAATTATGTGTCATAAATATCCACCTTCAACTTTCATATTAAATTCTACTAAAACTCGTATTATTCTATCATAATTCCGTTGTTACTGTAAGGAACATTCAACAATTGAAATGCGGAAGGTGCCTGGTTACCGGCGACATGCATTTGACAAGGACAGACCTGGGGCGCTCTTTGCCTCATGTCTAGGCTTGGCTAATGACCTCGAACCGGTGGCACCTGGAGCTAGACACATTGAAATGTGGAAGGTGCCTGGTTACCGGCGACATGCATTTGACAAGGACAGACTTGGGGCGCTCTTTGCCTCATGTCTAGGCTTGGCTAATGACCTCGAACCGGTGGCACCTGGAGCTAGACACATTGAAATGTGGAAGGTGCCTGGTTACCGGCGACATGCATTTGACAAGGACAGACCTGGGGCGCTCTTTGCCTCATGTCTGGGCTTGGCTAATGACCTCGAGCCGGTGGCACCTGGAGCTAGACACATTGAAATGCGGAAGGTGCCCGGTTACAGGCGACATGCATTTGACAAGGACAGACCTGGGGCACTCTTTGCCTCATGTCTGGGCTTGGCTAATGACCTCGAGCCGGTGGCACCTGGAGCTAGACACATTGAAATGCGGAAGGTGCCCGGTTACCGGCGACATGCATTTGACAAGGACAGACCTGGGGCGCTCTTTGCCTCATGTCTGGGCTTGGCTAATGACCTCGAGCCGGTGGCACCTGGAGCTAGACACATTGAAATGCGGAAGGTGCCCGGTTACCGGCGACATGCATTTGACAAGGACAGACCTGGGGCGCTCTTTGCCTCATGTCTGTCCTTGTCAAATGACCTCGAGCCGGTGGCACCTGGAGCTAGACAGAAAAACAAGCTAAAAAGGTATTTTTTCTTCTCCCATTAGAAAAAAAGACAGGTTTCACCTGCCTTTTACTCCATTAATAGTTTCAATAATGTCTCCGTGCTCCATCGTGTTTACACCTTCATAATAAGTCACTTTTTGAAGCATCGTCATCGGTGACCATTCGCGGACAAGCACCTGGACACAAATTAAAACAATAAATTGAAAGATAATGATTTTTATTAAAAGACGATCAATGTGTTTCATTTCCTACATCCTTATTCGTATTTTTACCTAGTATAGGTTGAATAAGGGAGGAGTATTCAAAATCAGGAGTTTATATACCCTTTTCTTCGAAGAACAAGTTGTCGTTCAAAACAATACCTCATAATGAACTGCATACTAGCTTCCTCTAACTCTTTGAATTGGATAGAAGCTAATCTTTGCTGATCTTTTTGCAGAACTCGAATAGCCTTTGCATTTACCGAAAGATAATGATAGTCTCCAGTTTGCATCGGTAAGACTAACAGTAGTTTTAGGTCGCTATTTTCAACTAATTCAATACCCTTAGGAAGATTGATGGCACAGCCACCCGCACTAATATCATCAGTAACGGTTGAGAATTGAAGAAATTCATTACCTTCAACCGCTACATCAATCGTTGCCTCAACTCGAACAAATTGTCTTCGTTGAATTTTCAAAAGCTCTTCTTTGCCAGGATAGTGAAGCGTAATCATTGGTATGTTTTTTTTCACTCTACCTAACACTTCAGTATCAAACATATAAGGTACCTCATCGACAACGAATTTCGCCTTTAATTGCGTCCCGTCAATTAGAAAGAGGGTTTTACCTGTTTCTCTATGGATTGGGTAATCAATCCATATTTTCGCATCATCTAGCTCTACTATCTTGCATCTATAGGTTTCTTGTTTATCAGAATGCACAGGTTCTAATGTTAGCGATGCTCCAATTTTTATCATTACTTTCACACACCCTATTTTGCAATCCTTTTTGTTTATTATGGCATGTTTTTCGAAACTTAGCTACATTCCTATGACAGTTGTTTCTTTCACTATCGGTTGGTTTTTCTAAACAAAGTCTTCATAAATTGGTTCAGCATTTTGAAGTTTTTCTACTTTTTCCTCTAAACCCGTTTGACTATTTATAAAGATTCGATAAGTGTCATTCTTTAACGTGCCCATGAACTCATAACAAAGCACCTCTTCATTTAATTCATTTACTATGACAGCCATTCCATCTTGCAAGATCTTCACATTCGGATTGATATACTCCATTGCTTCTTCCTTCGTTAAAATTGGCTCTGGTATTTCTCTAGATTTATTGTTTTGAATATAGTCACTAGCTGAAAATCCAATCACTTCTCCTGTGTCAAGTGCAACTTTCATTTTTATGGTATCGGGATAGATTCTTACATTATTGATTGATGTCACAAACGAAAAAACCCCTACGCTATCATATTGAGCACTTTCAAATAAATCTAGATCCTTAAATTTGTATTCTTTTAAAAACTCAGCACCTTTTGTAGCTGCTTCATTCAGGCTAATGCTACTTTCCTTAACATCACGATTGTTAATGTACCATAGAGGATAACCACCCGTTTTCGTAATATCCATACTTGCTTCAATATTCCCTTTTGAAAGTAAAGAGACACTATAAAATCCGTAGTCTGAGCCCTCCCCATTTTCCGTCACCTTTTGTTTTTTTATGTCGGAAAATTTTGTGTAATTTTTCGCAATTTGAATGGCTTCCTCTTTCGTAATTTCTTCGCCATCTAAATTTTTTAAGTTTTCATTTCTTTTTTGCACATTGATGAATGACGTGCCTCCTACATCTGATTCATCATATCCTTTAACCGTTTTTTCTACCGTTTTAAAACCATCAATAATCGTATTATCTACTGTTTCTTTATTCGTTGCTAAGGCAAGCTCCACATCCATCCAACGTAGATTATTTTTAATAACCAAATGTTGTACTTTACGTAATTCTTTTTGGATTTCACCGCTTTGTTCATACAATTGCTCTAGCCTCTCGTATTCTTCTTCACTCAGCGGATTCTTGTCTAAATTTCTCACCGCTGTTCGGTAACTAAAGTCCCCTATTTTCGCCAAGAATTCTTCTGTTTTATTAAATGGGAGTAAGGTAAGAGGTAACTGTCCCACATCGCTATGAGCTTGTGAGGTGATCCTCCATACATCTGCAAGTGCAGGAGATAAAGATTTTTGCGAATTCATTGCTAATGTTGTACCAATTTTGTCATTGAGCAAATCAATTTCAAATGTCAAATCATGAAATGCACGTTGATAACTATTTTCTGCATTAATTAAGATAGCGTTTTTTTCTTGATGTTCTTGATAACCCCAATATGCTGTCCCAAGTACTCCAAGTGTTAATCCGGTTATCAGAATTACTCTAAGCATTTCGTCATCCCCTTCTAGTTACAAAATATATGTTTTCCGATTTGCTTAATTTGAGGTCTAGACCATATCCATTTGCTAGTTGCGGTTACTGGGTTAAAATAATAGATGGCATTTTCTGACGGATCCCACCCATTTAATGCGTCTACTACCGCTTTTTTAGCTTTATCATTAGGAGTTAACCAAATTTGTCCATCGGCGACAGCTGTGAACGCTCCTGGCTCAAAAATAACCCCTGCAACGGTATTAGGGAATGATTGACTTTCTACCCGGTTTAAAATTACAGCTGCTACCGCAACTTGTCCTTCATAGGACTCTCCGCGAGACTCACCATAGACAGCATTCGCCATTAATTCAATATCATTTTGTGAATACCCACTTGGTGTGTTCACAGCTGTACTTCCAACCGGACTTTCAGATCTCGCTTGCTCTTCCTTCGCTGGCTGTTTTTCTTTTTTTTCTGTTTGCTTTTCCTTATCTACTCCACCATAGTAGGTAAATTTATTGCCAGATTGAACCTGTTCTTGCACATATTGTTCGTCGTATTGAGACGATTTTTCCAACTTTGCTTTCGTACCTTCACCAACAAGACCATCAATTGGCAAACCAAACTCATATTGAAAATTCCTAACTGCCCAATATGTACCCCAACCAAACACACCGTCAATCTTGCCATTATAAAACCCTAAAAATTGCAATCGTGCTTGTAGTTCAATGACATCTTGACCTGTTGCACCTTGCTGAACAACTTGGTTAGAAAAAGCGCGAACCGGCAACTGTTGAGGTGTCCAAGATAAAGTTCCTATCCCTATTATCAACATGATCCAAAACGTAAATATTTTTATGCGCTTCTTTTTCATCTCTTTACCTCCAAATTCTTGTAATGGAATTGAAGATAGTTTTTGTATCATTGTTACTTTTATTCAATGTAAATAGAGAAGTTGAAATAAACGCCATTAATTTATTTCATAGAATACTTCCCCATCATCTAGGTTGATCCCAAATTCACTTTAAAAATTGAGATTGTATAGTTATATCACTGTTCTAATACAAAATTTGGTTGCTCCAACTAAATCTTTCGGGAATTAGTATAAAAAAAGATGACCTCAATAATAATTGAGGTCAAAATTCTTCTAAGTTCAAAAGGAAGAACTTTTTTTAATTAAATATGGCTCCTGTCCCTTGGCTAACAGATGAACCGTTTTGACTTTTTTGAGTCCTAACCACCATAAAAACATCATAAATGGGATCATGAAATATGGCCAATACGGAACGTTCCTTATCAAAATATAATCATAGGTTCCATGTAAAATAATTGGGATCACGAGAGAAAACAACACCCACTTAACATTTTGCGACAGAGAAAATTTACTCTTCCCAAGGTAATATCCCATAATCACACCAAAGAGTGCGTGACTTGATACTGGTAGAAGGGCCCTACCAAACGCAAAACTCACACCGTGAGCCAATAAATATAGAATATTTTCGGCGGTCGCAAACCCTAACGAAACACTCGCCCCAAAAACAATCCCGTCATATGGATCATCAAAATTTATAGACTGAATTACAATAAAAAACAAAACAAACCATTTGAAAAACTCTTCTAATAAACCCGCTGTTAAAAAGGCTTGACCCCATAACGGAAAAGTAATTCCTTCGATTTCAAACACAGATTGTATAAAGAGAATAGGAAAAGTAATTAACATACCATAAACAAATGTTTTTAACACATACCGAAACGGCTCTTGCTCATACTGATCTTTCAAGTACAAGTAGCTTAAAAAGGCTAAGCCAGGCGCAATTCCAGCTGATAAAATCACCAGCATTCGTTTGTCCCCTTTTCTTCTTGTTTCATTCATCGTATCATGTATATGATTGAATGAAAATAACTATCCGAAAAATTGAAGATTTTAGGAGGAAGAGCATGAAGAAAAAGATACTCATTTTACATACTGGTGGAACCATTTCGATGATGGAGGATGAAACTTCTGGAGCTGTAAGACCTGGAGAAAGAAATCCCTTAACATCTCAACTTCAAACATTAACAAGGATCGCAAACTTAATAGAAAGAGAACCTCTTCACGTTCCATCTCCTCATATGACCCCAAATGAGATGATACTTCTAAAGGAAATCATTGAAAAAAGCTATAAAGAAGACAAAATTGAAGGGGTTGTTATAACCCATGGTACCGATACATTAGAAGAGACTGCATATTTTCTTGACCTCACCGTGAGCCTCTCCCTCCCAATCGTAGTAACTGGAGCAATGAGGTCTAGTAATGAAATAGGATCAGACGGTCTCTACAACCTTATTTCTTCGCTGCGGGTAGCAATTAGTGATGACGCACAAGATAAAGGGGTGTTAGTCGTTCTAAATGACGAAATTCACACAGCAAAGAATGTGACGAAAACCCATACCAGCAACTTGGCAACATTTCAGAGTCCACAATATGGACCAATTGGAATAGTAACAAAGCAAAGCATTCTTTTTCACCATCATCCGGTAGTGAAAGAAAAGTACGAAAAGGTTTTGGTTCAACATAAAGTAGGATTATTGAAAGCCTATGCGGGCCTGGAATCGGACATCATTAAAGCCATGAAGGATTATGGCTATGAAGGAGTTATTGTAGAGGCACTTGGACAAGGAAATTTGCCTCCTACTTGTTTAGATGGTATTAGTTACTTAATTTCAGCTGGTATTCCAGTTGTTCTGGTTTCTCGTTGTTTTAATGGTATCGTTCAAGATGTATATGGCTATAGTGGTGGCGGAAAGCAATTGAAAGAGATGGGCGTTATTTTTTCAAATGGTTTAAACGGTCAAAAAGCTAGGATCAAATTATTAATTAGCTTATCTCAAACTAAAGACATCTCATCCATCAACGCTATTTTTCAAAAATGACCTAAGAAAATCATTTTCTAGAGTAAATCAAAGGTTATTTTTGCAGAGAATGTAGCTTTTCGAATAAAAGAAAAATCCAAACATTTTATGTCTTTGTACTCTTTTCGTATACATTGTGGTTATTTCATCTAACTTTAAATTAATCCACCATTTCACTGTTGATTTCCATCGAAAATAGACCAAAAGATGCCCGAAACAAAGCTATTTCACAGTTTATTAACTGGTCCGACTAGCAATAAACTTTGCGAAAACAGCCTTATTATTTCTAAAAAGATGTGCAGCCTAACTGACTGCACATCTTTTTCACGACAAATCAAAGAAATGTTTATTGTCTTATTTCAACTTCCCTTTCAGGTAATCAGCAATTTGTCCGCCGTGAAAGCGGCCATTCTCAATGAAAATTTCATTTGCATTATTACCCGCTGCAATAACACCTGCAATAAAAATTCCAGTTACATTGGTTTCCATTGTGTCCGCATCAAAAGTCGGCCTGCCAGTTTCAGAGTTAATCTCTACACCCATTTTTCTCAAAAAATGATGATCAGGATGATAGCCGGTCATTGCGAACACAAAGTCATTTTTTATCGTATAGTTTTCATTCTTCACAGCATATAAAACTTCATCTTGTTTTATTTCTTTAATCTCAGCATTAAATTCCATTTTCACTTCACCGCTACGAACAAGTGC is a genomic window containing:
- the fni gene encoding type 2 isopentenyl-diphosphate Delta-isomerase, which codes for MSRAERKRDHIQHALSTDHQGQTAFDDIVFVHHSLPNTSVEDVRLQTKIGELTLSSPIFINAMTGGGGENTQKINQELAIAARETGIAIAVGSQMAAIKDPSERKTFEIVRKTNPNGVVLANIGSEASVSQALEVVEMIDADALQIHLNVIQELAMPEGDRSFQGALERISAISTALPIPVIVKETGFGMSAEAVSLLDQTEVTAVDVGGFGGTNFSKIENARRKRLVTYFDDWGIPTPISIIEARSSFTRDVIASGGIQTALDVIKSVALGAKATGMAGTLLKVLVEQSLENLLEEIQGIHEDLAYLMCALGVTKIEELLNVPMVISGESYHWLKVRGYKPETFARRN
- the rpsA gene encoding 30S ribosomal protein S1 — its product is MSEDMNQVEVKKLEVGEKVKGTVTKVEEKQVLVDIEGSKVDGIIPISELSSLHIEKASDAVQEGDVLELIVTKVEEELLVLSKRKVDAEKAWEEMHNRFTAGEVFEAEVKDVVKGGLVVDLGVRGFVPASLVEDFYVEDFTDYKGKSLTFKIVEIDQEKNRLILSHRAVVEVEKEQRKKQVLDSLQANQEIEGTVQRITDFGAFVDIGGVDGLVHISQLSHGHVEKPSDVVEEGQKVNVKVLSVDRDNERISLSIKETLPGPWSNISEKAPRGEVLQGVVKRLVSYGAFVEVFSGVEGLVHISQISHKHIGTPHEVLQEGQTVKVKVLDVNENDQRLSLSIKELEERTPQYEEKYEMPEENTGFQLGEMIGDKLKDLK
- a CDS encoding flagellar brake protein, whose translation is MIKIGASLTLEPVHSDKQETYRCKIVELDDAKIWIDYPIHRETGKTLFLIDGTQLKAKFVVDEVPYMFDTEVLGRVKKNIPMITLHYPGKEELLKIQRRQFVRVEATIDVAVEGNEFLQFSTVTDDISAGGCAINLPKGIELVENSDLKLLLVLPMQTGDYHYLSVNAKAIRVLQKDQQRLASIQFKELEEASMQFIMRYCFERQLVLRRKGYINS
- the ypeB gene encoding germination protein YpeB, with the translated sequence MLRVILITGLTLGVLGTAYWGYQEHQEKNAILINAENSYQRAFHDLTFEIDLLNDKIGTTLAMNSQKSLSPALADVWRITSQAHSDVGQLPLTLLPFNKTEEFLAKIGDFSYRTAVRNLDKNPLSEEEYERLEQLYEQSGEIQKELRKVQHLVIKNNLRWMDVELALATNKETVDNTIIDGFKTVEKTVKGYDESDVGGTSFINVQKRNENLKNLDGEEITKEEAIQIAKNYTKFSDIKKQKVTENGEGSDYGFYSVSLLSKGNIEASMDITKTGGYPLWYINNRDVKESSISLNEAATKGAEFLKEYKFKDLDLFESAQYDSVGVFSFVTSINNVRIYPDTIKMKVALDTGEVIGFSASDYIQNNKSREIPEPILTKEEAMEYINPNVKILQDGMAVIVNELNEEVLCYEFMGTLKNDTYRIFINSQTGLEEKVEKLQNAEPIYEDFV
- the sleB gene encoding spore cortex-lytic enzyme; the protein is MLIIGIGTLSWTPQQLPVRAFSNQVVQQGATGQDVIELQARLQFLGFYNGKIDGVFGWGTYWAVRNFQYEFGLPIDGLVGEGTKAKLEKSSQYDEQYVQEQVQSGNKFTYYGGVDKEKQTEKKEKQPAKEEQARSESPVGSTAVNTPSGYSQNDIELMANAVYGESRGESYEGQVAVAAVILNRVESQSFPNTVAGVIFEPGAFTAVADGQIWLTPNDKAKKAVVDALNGWDPSENAIYYFNPVTATSKWIWSRPQIKQIGKHIFCN
- a CDS encoding YpzI family protein codes for the protein MGKDRQEKKLKKSGRVESDRDQALHFGGATQLDSAQKARESQKE
- a CDS encoding lysophospholipid acyltransferase family protein, giving the protein MNFYTFVRGLVKGVLTPFYRIHVVGTEHFPKDGGVLLCTNHINALDPPVVGITAPRPVSFMAKEELFSMPVLGRIVTNLNAFPVKRGMSDREALRTGLKALKEGKVLGLFPEGTRSQNGELGKGLAGAGFFAARTRAHIVPCAIIGPYKPFRKLKVVYGLPIEMDTLRENKASAEEVTEVIMQKIADLIRQNS
- a CDS encoding DUF5359 family protein, with product MKHIDRLLIKIIIFQFIVLICVQVLVREWSPMTMLQKVTYYEGVNTMEHGDIIETINGVKGR
- the cmk gene encoding (d)CMP kinase, whose amino-acid sequence is MTHNYRIAIDGPAAAGKSTVAKILAEKLSYIYIDTGAMYRALTYKALQAKADLQNEKMIADILHATEINLEPGKKNQLVLLDGENITEDIRSHEVTNSVSHVAKHGLVREEMVKRQQQLAEKGKVVMDGRDIGTHVIPDAEIKVFLLASVEERAKRRHEENISKGFSSNIENLKEEISKRDKLDSERKVAPLRKAADATEIDTTSLNIQGVVDRIMTLVLERNENK
- a CDS encoding asparaginase, with translation MKKKILILHTGGTISMMEDETSGAVRPGERNPLTSQLQTLTRIANLIEREPLHVPSPHMTPNEMILLKEIIEKSYKEDKIEGVVITHGTDTLEETAYFLDLTVSLSLPIVVTGAMRSSNEIGSDGLYNLISSLRVAISDDAQDKGVLVVLNDEIHTAKNVTKTHTSNLATFQSPQYGPIGIVTKQSILFHHHPVVKEKYEKVLVQHKVGLLKAYAGLESDIIKAMKDYGYEGVIVEALGQGNLPPTCLDGISYLISAGIPVVLVSRCFNGIVQDVYGYSGGGKQLKEMGVIFSNGLNGQKARIKLLISLSQTKDISSINAIFQK
- the prsW gene encoding glutamic-type intramembrane protease PrsW, which produces MLVILSAGIAPGLAFLSYLYLKDQYEQEPFRYVLKTFVYGMLITFPILFIQSVFEIEGITFPLWGQAFLTAGLLEEFFKWFVLFFIVIQSINFDDPYDGIVFGASVSLGFATAENILYLLAHGVSFAFGRALLPVSSHALFGVIMGYYLGKSKFSLSQNVKWVLFSLVIPIILHGTYDYILIRNVPYWPYFMIPFMMFLWWLGLKKVKTVHLLAKGQEPYLIKKSSSF